A segment of the Desulfofundulus kuznetsovii DSM 6115 genome:
GGTGGGTAATTCAGGCGGCAGGGCCAGGCTTGTACATCCGGCAAGCAGGCCCACTAGAATGAGGAGCAGCAGAAGCATTCTTTTCATTCTTAAGGCACTCCCAGGGAAGGCCTCATGGCCTTTTGTTTTTTAAAAATGGAGATACTTCCGGTTGGTATAGTATTTTATCCCATTTCAACCGGGCGCATCTACCACTAATTTGACTCTAAAAAAGGAAAGTGGTTTATGTACGTAGAAATGTCCTTTTTACGTTATTTTGGAGGGAACAACGTGGAAGTTTACGCCCTGGTAGGTCCCAGCGGCACCGGAAAGAGTTTCCGGGCCATTGCTACCGCTCATGAATGTGGCGCAGAATTGATTATTGACGACGGTCTTTTGATTAAAGGCAATCGAATCCTGGGGGGTATATCGGCAAAACGACAGTCAACCCGTATTGGAGCCATTAAGGCCGCCCTTTTCATGGACGAAGAGCACGCCCGGCAGGCCCGGGCGGTGCTGGAAAAGGTAAAACCGTCCCGGGTTCTAATTCTGGGCACTTCGGTGGGGATGGTGCAAAAAATTGCCGCCCGGTTGGGCCTGCCCCCGGTTTCCCGGGTCATTTCCATTGAAGAAATAGCTTCTCCCCGCGAAATCCGTCAGGCCCTGACCACGCGCGCCCGGTACAGCAAACATGTCATTCCCGCTCCTACGGTGGAGGTCAAAAAAAGATTTCCAGATATATTTGCCGATTCCTTAAGGATTTTTCTGGGCCGTAAAGGTCCGCAGGGTAAGCGTAGCTGGCTGGAACAATCGGTGGTGCGCCCCACCTTTACTTATTACGGTAAACTAACCATCACCACCAGCGCTCTGGTGGCTATTGTATCCCGGGCGGCAGAAGAAGTGCCGGGAGTAAAAAGTGCCGGGCGGGTGACCGTACAGAGGGATGCGGACGGGGTAGTTATCGAGGTGCATCCGGTTTTGTACTACGGTTACGTATTAAACCAGGCGGGCCGGGGAATCCAGGTGGCGGTGAAGAGGCGGGTGGAGGAAATGACCGGCCTGGTGGTCAAGTCCGTAAACATCCTGGTGCGGGAGTTGTCTTTCCCCCGGGGGAAAGAGCCGGTCTAACGGCCGGCTCTTTTTTAGGTTTTGGTAGCGAATACATGGTTGCCTATGCGGGTGACCACCGGCAGGGTACGGATCCAGCGGTCCGTGGCAGTACGGGGGTTATAGAAGAACAAAGCTCCGTTGGTCGGATCCCGCCCCGCCAGAGCCTCCAGAGCAGCATTAATGGCCGTTTCATCCGGTTCCAGGTAGATGGAGCCGTCCTCCACCGGGGAAAACTGGAAGACGTTTTTATCTTTCTGAAAGATTACTTCCCGGATGGTTTTGGGAAAGCCCGGACTGGCTACCCGGTTGAGGATTACTGCCCCCACGGCCACTTGACCGGTGAAGCTTTCCCCCCGGGCTTCGGCGTGGATCAGCCTGGCCAGGAGCATCAACTCCTCCCGGGAAATACCTCCGCGGGAAAGTACTGCCGGGACGTTGTTGCTGACCCGGTCCGGTACCAGCAATACATCGCCGGGCCTGATGATGGTGTCCTTTAGTTTATTGGTGTCCATCAGTTTTGCCAGAGGTACATCGTAAACTCTGGCTATATCGTACAGGGTATCTCCTGACCTGACGGTATAGCAAAGCAGATATTTGTAGTGGGTCAGGTTGCTGCCACTACCCCAAGATGTGCTGGCTTCTACCTGTTTTCCGGCTGCAACCCAGGTTAACACAACAAAAAAGGTAACCACGCCAGCATATCTGGTTAGTTTACTGCCCATTGTGTCCTCCTTTCCGGCCACATACTATTTTAAACAGGCCGGGGAGGAATTATACACGGGCATCATTTTTGACTTTGATAAGTTTCCAAAACTTAAGCCATGAGCAAAAGGGCATTGATCACTGTCGCGGCAATGGTGCTGCCCCCTCTGGTGCCGGTCATGGTGATATAAGGAATATCAAGGGATATCAATTCTTCTTTGGATTCGGCCGCGCCCACGAAGCCCACGGGTGTTCCCACTACAAGGGCCGGTTTGGCCTGTCCGGTAGAGATCAACCGGCACAGGGTGAAAAGCGCCGTAGGAGCGTTGCCAATGGCAATGATACCCCCTTCTATTTTGGGGGCGCCCAGTTCCATGGCTACCATGGCCCGGGTAGTTCCCCTGGCCCGGGCGCGGCTAACTACCTCCGGATGGTTAATCAAACAATCTACTGCCACCCCCAGGGCTGCCAGACGATCTTTAATCAAGCCGCTGCGAACCATGTTGACATCGGTAAGGATGGGTTTTCCTGCCCTGAGGGCACTTAAACCACTTTCCACAGCCCGGGGGTGAAAACGCATGAGCTGGGCGCAGGAAAGATCGCCGGTGGTGTGCACCACCCGCTTGACAATAGCCCTTTCCCCTGCCGGCAGCCTGGCCAGGTCGGGCAAATGATCCTCAATAATGCGCATGCTCTGCTCCTCAATGGCCCTGGGGTTAGTAATTAATTGCATGCTGGTCACTTACCTCCCGGATCCGTTCCATGATTATTTCGGCCAGTTTGCGGTGGGCACCGATGTTGCCGGTCATAACAATATCCATGTGGGGATAACGGGCCTTCTCCCTGGCCAGAATTTCCGGTATGTCCTCTTTCATATGCACCCCCTGCGACAGGAACAGGGGTACAACCACAACCCTTTTCATTCCCCGGGCCGCCATGGTAGCCAGAGCTGCGGGCAAGTCCGGTTGGTTGAATTGCAGGGAGGCCCCCTCCACCAGATCATAGGAGCTTTCCTGGGCCACCAGCTCCTTTAAAAGATGCAGGGTAGCCTGGGCTTCCGGGAGGCGACTGCCGTGGACCAAAAGAATGATACCCGTCTTCATGCCTCATGAACATCCTTTCTTTTACGGATTTTCTCCAGGAGTTCTTCACGAGTGGTTATTGCCCCTTCCTGCTCCCGGGGCCGGTTAATCACCACCACCGGCAGGGCCAGTTCCAGTGCCGCCGCTATCTTGGTATCTGTACCCCCCACGACCCCACTGTTTTTGGTGACTACCACCTCGGCCCCATATTGTTTGAACAGGGCACGATTCAGTTCCAGGCTAAAGGGGCCCTGCATGGCTACAATATCGGCGGGGCTCAGTCCCAGCTGGCGGCAGCGCTGGATTACCGCAGGTTCGGGGAGTACCCGTACCACCAGGCGGCATCCATGCCGGCGGGCGGCAGTTAAAAAGATATCCAGGGTTTTGCTGCCCGTGGTAAGAAAAATTACTTTTCCCAAACGCGTGGCTTGTTGAGCTGCTTCCTCATATCCGGCGGTACAATGGATCAAGGGGTGCCGGGGCAAATTGGTTTCCCCCCGCTGGTAGCGCAGGTAAGGGATTTGTGTTTGGGCACAGGCCTGGCGGGCAATTTCAGAGACCCGCTGGGCGTAGGGGTGGGTTGCATCAACTAAAAGCTCAATGCGGCGTTTTTTGATCAGGGCAACCATTTCGTCCAGGGCCAGGGGGCCGGTAATGATCTCGGCGCCGTGCCGGGCCAGCAGCTCTCCGCCGTACGGCGTGGCTGCCGAGGCCAGCACGGTGTAACCACTGGCTACCAGGTCCTGTACAATCAGGCGTCCGTCGGCGGTTCCGCTTAAGACCAGAATCATAAGGCATATCCCCTGGGTGTAACCAGAAAGTTGCCCATCCTTTGGGTCTGGTTGTTGCCAATGATCACAATGCTAAACATATCAAGGGGGTGGTCGATCATATGTTCCAGATCCGTAATTACCACCTCTTCCCCGTCCCGGTAAGCTTTGCGAACAATCCCCACCGGTGTGCTGGCCTTTTTATGCTGGAGCAAGAGTTCCCTGGCCCGGCGGATTTGGGATGTTCTTTTGTGGCTGGCCGGGTTGTACAAAACCACTACAAAGTCCCCCTGGGCGGCCAGGGCCAGCCTTTTTTCAATTACTTCCCAGGGGGTCAGGAGATCGCTTAAACTCATCACCACAAAGTCGTGCATCAATGGTGCGCCCAGAAGAGCTGCTGCAGCGGTAGCGGAGGTGATGCCGGGGATGATCTCAACCTCGACCTGGTCAAGCAGGTTTTCCCGGTGCAAGATTTCTAAAGCCAGTCCGGCCATACCGTAAACCCCAGGATCTCCGCTGGATACCAGGGCTACCTTCTGCCCTCCCCTGGCCCGCTGAATGGCCGCGCGGCAGCGCTCAACTTCCCGGGTCATACCCGTACTGATGATTTCTTTCCCTTCCACTATAGGGGCAATGAGTTCAATATAGGTTTTGTACCCGGCAATTACGTCGGCTTCCTGCAGGGCCTTCAATGCCCTTGGACTTAAATGTTCTATACTTCCCGGTCCCGTTCCCACCACCCATAGCTTTCCTCGGCTAAGGCTACCGTCACGCCCTCCCAGCTGGTTTTGGGGAGAATCAGTTTGGCCTGGGGGGCAGCTGCCAGCAGGGCAACCGGTTCGCATACACCACCAACTCCTATTTTTCCCTGGACAAAGGATGAATGATGAAGGTTGGGTTTTTGAGCAAAAATGGAACGAATTTGTTCTCTCGTGAAACTAAACAGGGGGATACCCATCTCCCGGGCAACCAACTGCAAACCCCGTTCCTGTACCCGCAAGTTCACCGTCGCCAGTGCCCGCAGGCTGGCGGGGCTGCGCCGGGCAAGATCCAGGGCATGCAAAATAGCTCGTCTGACCCTTTCCGGGGCTATTTCCTTGCGGCAGCCTATGCCGGCTACCAGGTTTCGTGGCCTCAGGAAAAGGGTCTTTTCATGGGGCAACGACATCACGCGGTTGGTGATTACCACCAGCCACCCTCGCGGCCGGGTGGCGGGCAAGTCTTCCCACGAGATTAACCGCAGACCCGGGGTTTGGGTGAGAGGGAGGGGCCGTTCGCTGCAAAGGGTGACCGTCTCACCGTTTACCAGGGCGGCATTCACCTGTTTTACGGCGGTGAATGGTTCCATGGTCAAGTTATATTTGCGGGCCAGGACGTCCACCGCGGGCAGGCCGTGTACATCGGTGGCGGTGGTGATCACCGGCACTGCCTGGAGAGCCCCGGCCAGCTGTTGGGCCAGCTCATTGGCTCCTCCCAGATGACCGCTTAGAGTGCTGATTACGAACTGTCCCTTTTCATCCAAGACCACTACAGCCGGATCGGAGCGCTTATCCCTGATCAGGGGAGCAAGCAATCTCACCACAATGCCCAGGGCCATGATAAAGACCAGTCCCTGGCACCGGTAGAATTCCTCCGCCACCACCCGGGACACCGGACCGGTAAAGGGTTCTCCCTCCCCCGGAAAACGGGCGGGCCTGAACATGCGCACCTGGTGCCCCGCTTGCTGTAAATGCCGGGATACCTTTGCCGCCAGTTCAATACCGTTTTTGGTAATGGCGAATACGGCAATGTTCATGTCCTGCTACTCCGGTAACCATGGCAGAATTGGGGGTCATAGAGCTGCGACAACTGGTAGGGGGAGTTGAAAACATCTCCCACCAGCACTAGGGCGGTGCGGGTGATGCCTGCTTCCTTGACTTGATCAGCGATATCGGCCAGCGTACCCCGCAACAACCGTTCCTCGGGCCAGGAGGCCTTTTCCACTACCAGCACCGGGGTTTGGGGGGTATAACCTCCGGCAAGCAGTTCTTCAACCACCTGATCCATCTGGTGTACGGAAAGAAAGATGCACATGGTGCTTTTGTGGCGGGCCAGTTCCCTTAGTTTTTCCCGCTCGGGTACCGGGGTACGCCCTTCCAGCCGGGTAAGGATCACGGTCTGGGTTACCCCCGGCAGGGTCAGTTCGTGGGGGATGGCGGCGGCAGCAGCTAGAAAGGAACTCACCCCCGGCACAACCTCAAAAGGTATGCCCAGGGCTGCCAGGGCATCCATTTGCTCCTGGATGGCCCCGTACAAAGCGGGGTCACCGGTATGTACCCGGGCTACAGTTAATTGCTCCTGGTGTGCCCGGCGTATCACGGCCAGTACCTCATCCCGGGTCATGGTGGCGCTGTTGTATATCTCTACTCCGGGGCGGCAATATTCCAGTATTTTCGGATTAACCAGGGAGCCGGCATAAATGACCACATCGGCCTGCTGCAGCAACTTTGCTCCCTTAACGGTAATCAATTCGGGATCTCCCGGTCCGGCACCAATAAAGTAAATCACTTCTACGTCCCCCTTGTTAACGGCCTCCCTTGTGGATGACCAGAATCGACATGTAATCAAGCTTCTGTCCGGCCAGATCGGTGACCTCCCGGCTTACCATTTGATCGGGATGACCGCAGCGGCTCACCAGGGCGGCCCGTTCGGTTAAACCCTTCTCCCGTAAGAGTTCCAACACCCGATCGAAATAACGGTTTACCTTCATGAGCACCACGTTGTCAAACCTGTCCAGCACCTCTTCCAGGCGCTTTAGGTTATAGGCCGCTGGTATTACGGCCAGGCTTTCTTCTCCTGTGGCCAGTGGTTCTTCCAGCGCGGCCGCACAGGCGCTCATGGCGGTGATCCCCGGAATGGTTTCCACGGGCAGGTCGGGATAATTTTTTTGCAGGTAAGCCCGTACGTAACCATAGGTGCTGTAAAACATCGGGTCACCGATGGTGACAAAGGCTACCTTCTGCCCCTCCCGTACCAGTTGGGCCACCCTTTCACCGGCCCTGGCCCAGTGCTCTTCGAGTATTTGGCGATCCCGGGACATGGGGAAAGATAGCTCCACGGTTGTAAACTGGCGCTTGATAACCCTGTTGATGATAGACAGGGCCAGGCTTTCCCGGTCGGCGGCCGATTTGGGTACACACACTACATCCACTTCCTGTAAAACACGGTAGGCCTTCAGGGTGAGCAACTCCGGATCCCCGGGACCAACGCCGATGCCGTAAAACTTACCCGCCACCCTCATCCCCCTCCTTTTGGGCAGTGATGATCCACACAGGGTTTAAAGCATGCATCAGGTGATAATGGCCCCGGGATACCGTGCGGGCTACGGAAACCTGCACCACCTCTTTTTCCCAGGGAGGGCCAAGCAAAGCGAGGGACCGGGTTAATGTTTCCAGGGTCAGGGCGTTGATGACCAGTCTTGCCCCCGGAGCAAGCCTTTCCGCCAGCAACCGGACTATCTCCCCTAACTGGCCGCCCGAGCCGCCGATGAAGACCCGGTGGGGGGGCGGGAGCGGGAGCAGTGCTTCGGGGGCACGGCCTTCCACCACCTGGATGTTCTTCTGGTCAAAGCGACGCATGTTTTCCCGGATCAGCTCTACTGCCGCAGGTTTTTGCTCTACGGCATAAACGATGCCGTCACCGATCAGCCGGGCTGCTTCGATGGCAATGGAGCCGGTGCCACTGCCAATATCCCACACCACCTGGCCCGGTCCCAGCCGGGCCTTGGCCAGGGTAACGGCACGAATTTCTTCCTTGGTCATGGGGATACTCCCCCGGATAAACAGGTCATCGGGAATCCCCGGAGTTACATAGGGCCAAGCTTTTTTCATCAATGATCACCATGACGCAATTATTTTGCCCGGAAAAGTCCCGGCGGGCCAGTTCACCGGGTGTGGTTTCCAGGATTTCCTCCTCTGGATAACCCAGGTTACAACAACAAAAAACTTTTCGATCAGCTATTTCCGCCTTTACGAGCAGGCTGGCGATGTGGTTGGGTGGAGCTCCCGGGCCGGTGAGGAGGGCTACCTTCCCCTGGTGGCGCACCAGATTTACCAGGTCCTCGACGGGCCTTCCGTGAGCACTCAGGATCAGCGCATCATGCCAGGGTATGGCCAGGCGGGCAAAGGCCAGTTGCACCGAACTGATTCCGGGGATAACCTCCAACTCCTCCGGGGTGAAATATTGACGCAGGTAATTCAAAATTCCGTACAGTCCGGGATCACCTGAAGCTAGAACGGCTACCCCTTCCTCCCGGTGTGAGCGGATGAAATCCACCATGGCCGCAAGATTATTTTTAATTACAAAAGTTTTTTGTTCCTCCCGGGCCAGATAGGACAGGTGGCGCTGGCCGCCTACCAGTACCCGGGCGCTGGCCAAAGCCCTTTGGGCGGCAGGGGTGATATAATCCATGTTGCCCGGTCCTACGCCAATCACCTTAATTCGCGGCATCCCAGCGCCCTCCCGATTTCCCGTGCCTGATGGTCCCAACCAAGGAGTTTGCCATCCAGGGTCAAAAGGACTGTTCCCACCTTTAAACGGTGGTGGACGTACTCCATGGCCCTCCGGCTGGCCCGGCAGGCCAGCTGGTGGTAAACAGACAGGAAATTGTGTTCCGCCAGCAACTCTACCACACTTTCAATAGTGCTGGCTTCCATAATGCGAGCGATGAGGCCCCTGTCTGCACCCATCAGGGCGGCGTGACTGGCCAGGGTTTCCCGCCGGGCGTCGGCAACGCGGCTGTGGGTATGAAAAATGCCGGCGGCCACCTTTAAAAGCTTTCCGTGGTGCCCCCAGAGCAAAACGCCGGAAAAGCCTTTTTCCACACAGCTTTCCAGCATAAAACCCACGAAATTGCTCATCTCCACTACGGCTTCGGCCGGGAATCCGTATCCATCTACCGCTGTCCGGGCGCCCAATCGTCCCGGGGTAAGAACCACCTGATCAAAGCCTGCTGCCCTGGCCATGTCCAGAAGGGGCAGCAGGGAATCCTTAAACGCTTCCTCGGACATGGGCCGGACTATGCCTGTGGTTCCCAGTATGGATATGCCCCCCACAATTCCCAGACGGGGGTTCAGGGTGCGCCTGGCTACCAATTCCCCCCCGGGTACGCTGATCATTAGTTCTACTCCCCGTTCGGGAGGGAGAACGCCGGCCACAGCATCCTTAATCATTTGCCGGGGAACGGGGTTAATGGCCGGTTCGCCTACGGCCACCGCCAGCCCCGGTTTGGTTACCCGCCCTACTCCAGGCCCCCCGTACAGGCGAATCCCGTTTGGGGCGGGGCGGGCTTCGACCACGACGGGCAGACCGTGAGTAACGTCGGGATCATCCCCTCCGTCTTTAATTACCACTGCCCTGGTGCCGCCGGGTATTGCCTCTACCTGGTGGATGGGCACTGTTAAGGGCTGGCCCATGGGGTTGACCAAAGTGACCTGATCAGGTTTTATACCGTGAAAAAGCAACTCCGTGGCAGCCCGGGCAGCCGCAGCGGCACAGGCTCCTGTCGTAATCCCGTTTCGTAAAGGCTTAGCCACCTTGTTTCCCCCTGAAAAAAACACGCCCGGCAAAAGTAGGGGCGTGTGGAGAGTCTTTACGCCTGCTATCTTTCGCGCGAAGATAGAAAGGCCTGTCACTGGCTTTTTGCCCTTTGGTAAAGGACATGTTCCAGTGAAAGGGGCAGGCAGGTCTCCTGGCTCCCGGATCTTTGGATGCCCGCGCCTTCCCGGTCCAGCACTCACCAGTGACATCGTTAAACCGTGTCGTTATGAACAAGCGTCCCATTGGATGTAGCAGCTCATCAGTGAGTGCAGGGCCAGTGGCACCTTGCGGGTTCCTCCCCGGTTACAGTGGCGGGACCGCGCCGGCTTAAGCAGGGTCCACCTGCTCCCCGGTCTTCCCTATTATCCCCCGTTGGGGACCTGCCCCGCACATATTTAGTTTTTAACCTTCCCGGAGCCTTTCCCTGCGCTGGACCATGCGAATGTCATCTTCAACCGGCAACCGGTAAGGCCAGCACATCTGGCAAATGCGGGAAGTGGTTCTTTCCCCTAAATACTCGCCTAAATCCTCCAGGCTGATGTTGGTGGTAATGATTACGGGGAGGCGGTGGTTGACGCGGTAATTTAAGATCGAATAAAGTTTATTTTTGGTCCATTCGGTGTAATTATGGGCTCCCAGATCGTCTAAAAACAAAAGAGGCACTTCCCTTGCCGCATCCAGGAGATCCTTTTCCGAATAATAATCTGTACCCTGGCGGTTCTGGTCATAAGTAGAACGCAGGCGATCCAGCAAGTCCGGTACAACCACAAACAATAACAGCACTTCGGTTTCCAACAGGGCGTTGGCTATGCAGGCGGCCAGGAATGTTTTTCCACTGCCCACGGGGCCGGTAATCAACAGACCGTCGATATGCCGGTCGTTCTTAAAATTACGGACAAAGTCTTGCGCCGCCTGAAAGGTGCGCCGGGCCGATTCGTAATAAGTGATTTTGCGTTCCGGATCTACCCGCAATCGCGAATAATACTTGAAGTTAAATTTGTCAAAGGTGTGGTTACGCAACCCCTCCGGTAACCCTGCTTCTTTAAAACGGTTGACCAGGGCCCTCTGCTTGTTACACGGGCAGGGAACGGCCACGTTATTTTTGATCACCACACCCCGATCCTCACATACAGGACAGGCCTTCACTGGCCAGCATCCTTTCTAATTAACTGAGGTATAGCGTTTTTAAAAGTGCTTTCTTCCGTTCATCCACCTTTGAAGGGGGGTGTTTGCCTGAACGCCGTTTCTTAAATTGTGCGTCATAGGCGTTTATTTCCTCGACGGTACGCAGGTTGTTCTTTTTCCATTCCAGAATAATACTATCGATATACTTAAAATTATGCTTGCCCATCAGGACGGCCCGGCGTAAAGCTTCC
Coding sequences within it:
- the cbiT gene encoding precorrin-6Y C5,15-methyltransferase (decarboxylating) subunit CbiT; the encoded protein is MKKAWPYVTPGIPDDLFIRGSIPMTKEEIRAVTLAKARLGPGQVVWDIGSGTGSIAIEAARLIGDGIVYAVEQKPAAVELIRENMRRFDQKNIQVVEGRAPEALLPLPPPHRVFIGGSGGQLGEIVRLLAERLAPGARLVINALTLETLTRSLALLGPPWEKEVVQVSVARTVSRGHYHLMHALNPVWIITAQKEGDEGGG
- the cobM gene encoding precorrin-4 C(11)-methyltransferase, with the protein product MIYFIGAGPGDPELITVKGAKLLQQADVVIYAGSLVNPKILEYCRPGVEIYNSATMTRDEVLAVIRRAHQEQLTVARVHTGDPALYGAIQEQMDALAALGIPFEVVPGVSSFLAAAAAIPHELTLPGVTQTVILTRLEGRTPVPEREKLRELARHKSTMCIFLSVHQMDQVVEELLAGGYTPQTPVLVVEKASWPEERLLRGTLADIADQVKEAGITRTALVLVGDVFNSPYQLSQLYDPQFCHGYRSSRT
- the cobI gene encoding precorrin-2 C(20)-methyltransferase produces the protein MAGKFYGIGVGPGDPELLTLKAYRVLQEVDVVCVPKSAADRESLALSIINRVIKRQFTTVELSFPMSRDRQILEEHWARAGERVAQLVREGQKVAFVTIGDPMFYSTYGYVRAYLQKNYPDLPVETIPGITAMSACAAALEEPLATGEESLAVIPAAYNLKRLEEVLDRFDNVVLMKVNRYFDRVLELLREKGLTERAALVSRCGHPDQMVSREVTDLAGQKLDYMSILVIHKGGR
- the cobK gene encoding precorrin-6A reductase, which codes for MILVLSGTADGRLIVQDLVASGYTVLASAATPYGGELLARHGAEIITGPLALDEMVALIKKRRIELLVDATHPYAQRVSEIARQACAQTQIPYLRYQRGETNLPRHPLIHCTAGYEEAAQQATRLGKVIFLTTGSKTLDIFLTAARRHGCRLVVRVLPEPAVIQRCRQLGLSPADIVAMQGPFSLELNRALFKQYGAEVVVTKNSGVVGGTDTKIAAALELALPVVVINRPREQEGAITTREELLEKIRKRKDVHEA
- the cobJ gene encoding precorrin-3B C(17)-methyltransferase, producing MVGTGPGSIEHLSPRALKALQEADVIAGYKTYIELIAPIVEGKEIISTGMTREVERCRAAIQRARGGQKVALVSSGDPGVYGMAGLALEILHRENLLDQVEVEIIPGITSATAAAALLGAPLMHDFVVMSLSDLLTPWEVIEKRLALAAQGDFVVVLYNPASHKRTSQIRRARELLLQHKKASTPVGIVRKAYRDGEEVVITDLEHMIDHPLDMFSIVIIGNNQTQRMGNFLVTPRGYAL
- a CDS encoding cell wall hydrolase, whose protein sequence is MGSKLTRYAGVVTFFVVLTWVAAGKQVEASTSWGSGSNLTHYKYLLCYTVRSGDTLYDIARVYDVPLAKLMDTNKLKDTIIRPGDVLLVPDRVSNNVPAVLSRGGISREELMLLARLIHAEARGESFTGQVAVGAVILNRVASPGFPKTIREVIFQKDKNVFQFSPVEDGSIYLEPDETAINAALEALAGRDPTNGALFFYNPRTATDRWIRTLPVVTRIGNHVFATKT
- a CDS encoding cobalt-precorrin 5A hydrolase; amino-acid sequence: MNIAVFAITKNGIELAAKVSRHLQQAGHQVRMFRPARFPGEGEPFTGPVSRVVAEEFYRCQGLVFIMALGIVVRLLAPLIRDKRSDPAVVVLDEKGQFVISTLSGHLGGANELAQQLAGALQAVPVITTATDVHGLPAVDVLARKYNLTMEPFTAVKQVNAALVNGETVTLCSERPLPLTQTPGLRLISWEDLPATRPRGWLVVITNRVMSLPHEKTLFLRPRNLVAGIGCRKEIAPERVRRAILHALDLARRSPASLRALATVNLRVQERGLQLVAREMGIPLFSFTREQIRSIFAQKPNLHHSSFVQGKIGVGGVCEPVALLAAAPQAKLILPKTSWEGVTVALAEESYGWWERDREV
- a CDS encoding ATP-binding protein, whose protein sequence is MKACPVCEDRGVVIKNNVAVPCPCNKQRALVNRFKEAGLPEGLRNHTFDKFNFKYYSRLRVDPERKITYYESARRTFQAAQDFVRNFKNDRHIDGLLITGPVGSGKTFLAACIANALLETEVLLLFVVVPDLLDRLRSTYDQNRQGTDYYSEKDLLDAAREVPLLFLDDLGAHNYTEWTKNKLYSILNYRVNHRLPVIITTNISLEDLGEYLGERTTSRICQMCWPYRLPVEDDIRMVQRRERLREG
- a CDS encoding Asp23/Gls24 family envelope stress response protein: MYVEMSFLRYFGGNNVEVYALVGPSGTGKSFRAIATAHECGAELIIDDGLLIKGNRILGGISAKRQSTRIGAIKAALFMDEEHARQARAVLEKVKPSRVLILGTSVGMVQKIAARLGLPPVSRVISIEEIASPREIRQALTTRARYSKHVIPAPTVEVKKRFPDIFADSLRIFLGRKGPQGKRSWLEQSVVRPTFTYYGKLTITTSALVAIVSRAAEEVPGVKSAGRVTVQRDADGVVIEVHPVLYYGYVLNQAGRGIQVAVKRRVEEMTGLVVKSVNILVRELSFPRGKEPV
- a CDS encoding sirohydrochlorin chelatase, whose product is MKTGIILLVHGSRLPEAQATLHLLKELVAQESSYDLVEGASLQFNQPDLPAALATMAARGMKRVVVVPLFLSQGVHMKEDIPEILAREKARYPHMDIVMTGNIGAHRKLAEIIMERIREVSDQHAINY
- a CDS encoding precorrin-8X methylmutase; protein product: MQLITNPRAIEEQSMRIIEDHLPDLARLPAGERAIVKRVVHTTGDLSCAQLMRFHPRAVESGLSALRAGKPILTDVNMVRSGLIKDRLAALGVAVDCLINHPEVVSRARARGTTRAMVAMELGAPKIEGGIIAIGNAPTALFTLCRLISTGQAKPALVVGTPVGFVGAAESKEELISLDIPYITMTGTRGGSTIAATVINALLLMA
- the cbiE gene encoding precorrin-6y C5,15-methyltransferase (decarboxylating) subunit CbiE, with product MPRIKVIGVGPGNMDYITPAAQRALASARVLVGGQRHLSYLAREEQKTFVIKNNLAAMVDFIRSHREEGVAVLASGDPGLYGILNYLRQYFTPEELEVIPGISSVQLAFARLAIPWHDALILSAHGRPVEDLVNLVRHQGKVALLTGPGAPPNHIASLLVKAEIADRKVFCCCNLGYPEEEILETTPGELARRDFSGQNNCVMVIIDEKSLALCNSGDSR
- the cbiD gene encoding cobalt-precorrin-5B (C(1))-methyltransferase CbiD, coding for MAKPLRNGITTGACAAAAARAATELLFHGIKPDQVTLVNPMGQPLTVPIHQVEAIPGGTRAVVIKDGGDDPDVTHGLPVVVEARPAPNGIRLYGGPGVGRVTKPGLAVAVGEPAINPVPRQMIKDAVAGVLPPERGVELMISVPGGELVARRTLNPRLGIVGGISILGTTGIVRPMSEEAFKDSLLPLLDMARAAGFDQVVLTPGRLGARTAVDGYGFPAEAVVEMSNFVGFMLESCVEKGFSGVLLWGHHGKLLKVAAGIFHTHSRVADARRETLASHAALMGADRGLIARIMEASTIESVVELLAEHNFLSVYHQLACRASRRAMEYVHHRLKVGTVLLTLDGKLLGWDHQAREIGRALGCRELR